The Bacillus sp. Y1 genome has a window encoding:
- the cdaA gene encoding diadenylate cyclase CdaA — MSIADFDVLKYLSITIDILLVWYVIYKLIMVIKGTKAVQLLKGIFVILMVTVISDWFSLKTLNWMMEQILLWGVLGIIIIFQPELRRALEQLGRGRFFSRTGVQEEEEQEKMVEAITKATDYMAKRRIGALMSIERETGMGDYIETGIGLQAKISSELLINIFIPNTPLHDGAVIIQKNMIAAAACYLPLSESPFISKELGTRHRAALGISEVTDSVTVIVSEETGAISLTKNGELHRDLKLEQFKQMLANEFIIPMKPKQASTPRWNWRGKKNG; from the coding sequence ATGTCGATTGCGGATTTCGATGTTTTGAAATACTTATCCATTACCATTGACATTCTCCTAGTTTGGTACGTGATCTATAAGCTGATCATGGTTATAAAAGGTACTAAGGCGGTCCAACTGCTTAAAGGGATATTTGTTATATTAATGGTTACAGTGATTAGTGATTGGTTTAGCTTAAAAACACTGAATTGGATGATGGAACAAATATTGCTTTGGGGAGTTCTTGGAATTATTATTATCTTTCAACCAGAGCTTAGAAGAGCACTTGAACAGCTAGGCCGAGGACGTTTCTTCTCTCGAACAGGGGTACAGGAAGAGGAAGAACAGGAAAAAATGGTAGAAGCGATTACGAAGGCAACCGATTATATGGCAAAGCGTCGTATCGGTGCGTTAATGTCAATTGAAAGAGAAACGGGTATGGGAGATTACATAGAGACTGGGATTGGCTTACAAGCGAAAATCTCCTCAGAGTTATTAATTAATATATTTATACCGAATACTCCGCTTCATGATGGTGCTGTTATCATTCAAAAGAATATGATTGCCGCTGCTGCCTGTTATCTTCCATTATCTGAGAGTCCCTTTATTTCTAAAGAATTAGGAACAAGGCACAGAGCGGCTCTAGGAATTAGTGAAGTGACGGATAGTGTAACGGTTATTGTGTCTGAAGAAACAGGGGCAATCTCACTTACCAAAAATGGAGAACTTCACCGTGACTTGAAGCTTGAACAATTTAAGCAAATGTTAGCTAATGAATTTATTATTCCAATGAAGCCGAAGCAAGCCTCCACACCTCGATGGAATTGGAGGGGAAAAAAGAATGGATAA